The Mycolicibacterium hassiacum DSM 44199 genome includes a window with the following:
- a CDS encoding RNA polymerase sigma-70 factor, with protein sequence MTATPGDEHAERFTHLRPLLFTIAYEILGSATEADDVLQESYLRWAEVDLATVVDTKSYLARIVARQALNTLRAQARRREQYVGPWLPEPLLLDERDASADLVLAESVSMAMLVVLETLSPDERAVFVLHEVFGFGHNEIAETIGKSPAAVRQLAHRAREHVQARRRRYEPADPQLSAELTLRFFAAAATGDIDGLLELLADDVTWTADSDGKVSAARRPVSGADRVARLVAGLVRGAGEQGRVEFAWYNGAPALRLYLGEHFEGVVTVEVVDGRITNFYAMRNPDKLVGADVRRAIAR encoded by the coding sequence ATGACCGCCACGCCGGGCGACGAGCACGCCGAACGGTTCACCCACCTGCGACCGCTGCTGTTCACGATCGCCTACGAGATCCTCGGCAGCGCAACGGAAGCCGATGACGTGCTGCAGGAGAGCTACCTGCGTTGGGCAGAGGTGGACCTGGCGACCGTCGTCGACACCAAGTCGTATCTGGCCCGGATCGTCGCCCGGCAGGCGCTCAACACACTGCGCGCCCAGGCCCGCCGCCGCGAACAGTACGTCGGGCCGTGGCTGCCCGAACCGCTGCTGCTCGACGAGCGTGACGCATCGGCCGATCTCGTTCTGGCCGAATCGGTTTCCATGGCGATGCTGGTAGTGCTGGAGACGTTGAGCCCGGACGAGCGGGCGGTGTTCGTGCTGCACGAGGTGTTCGGGTTCGGCCACAACGAGATCGCCGAGACGATCGGCAAGTCGCCGGCGGCGGTCCGCCAGCTGGCGCACCGCGCCCGCGAACACGTGCAGGCGCGGCGCCGGCGCTACGAACCGGCCGACCCGCAGCTCTCCGCGGAGCTCACCCTCCGGTTCTTCGCGGCCGCCGCCACCGGCGACATCGACGGGCTGCTGGAACTGCTGGCCGACGACGTCACCTGGACCGCCGACAGCGACGGCAAGGTCAGCGCGGCGCGCCGACCGGTCAGCGGCGCCGATCGGGTGGCCCGGCTGGTGGCCGGGCTGGTCCGCGGCGCCGGTGAGCAGGGCCGCGTCGAGTTCGCCTGGTACAACGGCGCGCCCGCGCTGCGGCTCTACCTCGGCGAGCACTTCGAGGGGGTGGTCACCGTCGAGGTGGTCGACGGACGCATCACCAACTTCTACGCGATGCGCAACCCGGACAAGCTGGTCGGCGCCGACGTCCGGCGCGCGATCGCCCGCTGA
- a CDS encoding aminodeoxychorismate synthase component I translates to MRVERLAEPGTAAEVLRALGAAAARHGLAPPAALLGEWFDASAVIAPSVHLTPVDPAAVFSAGTEVAGGAAGGPVGGGWFGYLSYPDPGADGRGFRIPEAAGGWSDCVLRRDRDGHWFYESLTGAPMPDWVADALGTVAPRAPWHIDWTAPDRDTHRAGVLACLEAIGAGEVYQACVCTQYSGRITGAPIDFFADLAARTTPARAAFLAGPWGAVASLSPELFLRRRGQWVSSSPIKGTLPRTADPAALRASVKDVAENVMIVDLVRNDLGRVALTGSVTVPELLTVRPAPGVWHLVSTVAARVDTGVPMADVLDATFPPASVTGTPKLRARRLLTGWEPSRRGVYCGTVGLASPVAGVELNVAIRTVEFDASGNAVLGTGGGITADSDPDLEWQECLHKAAPIVGSRFAPAVPARRAASA, encoded by the coding sequence GTGCGCGTCGAGCGGTTGGCTGAGCCGGGCACCGCGGCCGAGGTGCTGCGGGCCCTCGGCGCGGCCGCGGCGCGCCACGGGCTGGCGCCGCCGGCGGCGCTGCTCGGCGAGTGGTTCGACGCGTCGGCGGTGATCGCCCCGTCGGTGCACCTCACGCCGGTCGACCCCGCGGCGGTGTTCTCGGCCGGGACCGAGGTCGCGGGCGGCGCGGCGGGCGGGCCGGTCGGGGGCGGCTGGTTCGGTTACCTGTCCTATCCCGACCCCGGCGCCGACGGTCGCGGGTTCCGCATCCCCGAGGCGGCCGGCGGCTGGTCGGACTGCGTGCTGCGCCGCGACCGCGACGGGCACTGGTTCTACGAGAGCCTCACCGGCGCGCCGATGCCGGACTGGGTCGCCGACGCCCTGGGTACCGTCGCACCCCGGGCCCCGTGGCATATCGACTGGACGGCTCCCGACCGTGACACGCACCGGGCCGGGGTGCTGGCCTGCCTGGAGGCGATCGGCGCCGGCGAGGTGTACCAGGCCTGTGTGTGCACCCAGTACTCCGGCCGGATCACCGGCGCCCCAATCGATTTCTTCGCCGACCTGGCGGCCCGCACCACTCCCGCGCGCGCCGCGTTCCTGGCCGGCCCGTGGGGTGCGGTGGCGTCGCTGTCGCCGGAACTGTTTCTGCGCCGCCGCGGCCAATGGGTGTCGTCGAGCCCGATCAAAGGCACCCTGCCGCGTACCGCCGACCCGGCCGCGCTGCGCGCGTCGGTCAAGGACGTCGCCGAGAACGTCATGATCGTCGACCTGGTCCGCAACGACCTGGGCCGGGTCGCGCTCACCGGCAGCGTCACCGTGCCCGAACTGCTCACGGTGCGCCCGGCGCCGGGGGTGTGGCATCTGGTATCGACGGTGGCGGCGCGCGTCGACACCGGGGTGCCGATGGCCGACGTCCTCGACGCCACCTTTCCGCCGGCCTCGGTGACCGGAACCCCGAAGCTGCGGGCCCGCCGGCTGCTCACCGGGTGGGAGCCGTCGCGGCGCGGAGTGTATTGCGGCACAGTCGGTTTGGCCTCACCGGTGGCCGGGGTCGAGCTGAACGTCGCGATCCGCACCGTGGAGTTCGACGCGTCGGGCAACGCGGTGCTCGGCACCGGCGGCGGCATCACCGCCGACTCCGACCCCGACCTCGAATGGCAGGAGTGCCTGCACAAGGCCGCTCCGATCGTCGGCAGCCGGTTCGCGCCCGCCGTCCCGGCCCGCCGAGCGGCGTCAGCGTGA
- the rsmI gene encoding 16S rRNA (cytidine(1402)-2'-O)-methyltransferase gives MTTGRLLIGATPLGRPDDASARLIEALGSADVIAAEDTRRIRALAQALGVAPAGRVVSLYDQNEASRVPGLLEEIRAGATVLLVSDAGMPLINDPGYRLVTACVDAGLPIGCLPGPSAVTTALAVSGLPSDRFCFEGFAPRRSAQRRAWFASLADEPRTCVFFESPRRLAECLRDAVAVLGPDRRAVVCRELTKTHEEIRRGSLGELADWAAGGVLGEITVVLAGATPTADLDALVAEANALIDAGMRVKDACAQVVAAHPGAPPRRVLYDAVLRSR, from the coding sequence ATGACCACGGGTCGGCTGCTCATCGGCGCCACCCCGCTCGGCCGGCCCGACGACGCCAGCGCCCGGCTCATCGAGGCGCTGGGATCGGCCGACGTCATCGCCGCCGAGGACACCCGCCGCATCCGCGCCCTCGCCCAGGCGCTGGGGGTCGCCCCGGCGGGGCGGGTGGTCAGCCTCTACGACCAGAACGAGGCGTCGCGGGTGCCCGGCCTGCTCGAGGAGATCCGCGCCGGGGCGACGGTGCTGCTGGTCAGCGACGCCGGCATGCCACTGATCAACGATCCGGGCTACCGGCTGGTGACGGCGTGCGTCGACGCCGGGCTGCCGATCGGCTGCCTGCCCGGGCCGTCGGCGGTGACGACGGCGCTGGCGGTGTCGGGGCTGCCCAGCGACCGGTTCTGTTTCGAGGGGTTCGCCCCGCGCCGGTCGGCTCAGCGGCGGGCCTGGTTCGCGTCGCTGGCCGACGAGCCGCGCACCTGCGTGTTCTTCGAGTCGCCGCGGCGGCTGGCCGAGTGTCTGCGTGACGCCGTGGCGGTGCTGGGCCCGGATCGGCGCGCGGTGGTGTGCCGCGAGCTCACCAAGACCCACGAGGAGATCCGGCGCGGCTCGCTGGGCGAACTGGCCGACTGGGCGGCCGGCGGGGTGCTCGGCGAGATCACCGTGGTGCTGGCCGGCGCCACCCCCACCGCCGACCTCGACGCGCTGGTGGCCGAGGCGAACGCGCTGATCGACGCCGGGATGCGGGTCAAGGACGCCTGCGCGCAGGTGGTCGCCGCGCACCCGGGCGCCCCGCCGCGGCGCGTGCTGTACGACGCCGTGCTGCGGTCACGCTGA
- a CDS encoding dolichyl-phosphate-mannose--protein mannosyltransferase — MTVTAPATNAPRAVPVISPAPLLPPADFGPVDRLQGWAMTAVIAALAAITRFFNLGSPTDAGTPIFDEKHYAPQAWQMLHNSGVEDNPGYGLVVHPPVGKQLIALGEAIFGYNAVGWRFSGAVCGVITIVLVARITRRLSRSTLVGGIAGLLLIADGVNFVSSRTALLDGFLVTFVVAAFGCLIVDRDQVRARMHLALLDGRIAETPWGPRLGVRWWRFGAGVLLGLACATKWSGLYFVAFFGLMTLAFDIVARHQYRVPRPWLGALRRDLGPSLYALVVVPFGVYLASYAPWFASETAISRYEAGRSIGEDSLLPIPDALRSLWHYTYGVYRFHSGLTNSDGNHHPWESKPWAWPMSLRPVLYAIDTENVSGCGAQSCVKAVMLVGTPAMWFVAVPVLGWALWRSIVRRDWRFAAALVGYSAGFLPWFIDIDRQMYFFYAATMAPFLVMMIALICGDILYKPGVNAERRTLGLIAVSCYVALVITNFAWLYPILTGLPISQSTWNMQIWLPSWR; from the coding sequence ATGACCGTGACCGCCCCCGCCACCAACGCGCCGCGCGCGGTCCCGGTCATCAGTCCCGCGCCGCTGCTGCCGCCCGCCGATTTCGGCCCGGTGGACCGACTGCAGGGCTGGGCGATGACCGCGGTGATCGCAGCGCTGGCCGCGATCACCCGGTTCTTCAACCTGGGGTCGCCGACCGATGCGGGGACACCGATCTTCGACGAGAAGCACTACGCGCCGCAGGCCTGGCAGATGCTGCACAACAGCGGCGTCGAGGACAACCCCGGCTACGGGCTGGTGGTACACCCGCCGGTCGGCAAACAGCTGATCGCGCTCGGCGAGGCGATCTTCGGCTACAACGCGGTGGGCTGGCGGTTCTCCGGGGCGGTGTGCGGCGTGATCACCATCGTGCTGGTCGCCCGGATCACCCGACGGCTCAGCCGCTCCACATTGGTCGGCGGTATCGCGGGGCTGCTGCTGATCGCCGACGGGGTGAACTTCGTCTCGTCGCGGACCGCCCTGCTCGACGGCTTCCTGGTGACGTTCGTGGTGGCGGCGTTCGGCTGCCTGATCGTCGACCGGGATCAGGTGCGGGCGCGGATGCACCTCGCGCTGCTGGACGGCCGGATCGCCGAGACCCCGTGGGGGCCCCGGCTCGGGGTGCGATGGTGGCGGTTCGGCGCCGGCGTGCTGCTGGGGCTGGCCTGCGCGACGAAATGGTCGGGGCTGTACTTCGTCGCGTTCTTCGGGCTGATGACGCTGGCATTCGACATCGTCGCGCGCCACCAGTACCGGGTGCCGCGGCCGTGGCTGGGGGCACTGCGGCGGGACCTCGGCCCGTCGCTCTACGCGCTGGTGGTCGTCCCGTTCGGGGTGTACCTCGCCTCGTACGCGCCGTGGTTCGCGTCCGAGACCGCGATCAGCCGCTACGAGGCGGGCCGCTCGATCGGCGAGGACAGCCTACTGCCGATCCCCGATGCGCTGCGGTCGCTGTGGCACTACACCTACGGGGTGTACCGGTTCCACTCCGGGCTGACCAACTCCGACGGCAACCACCACCCGTGGGAGTCCAAACCGTGGGCCTGGCCGATGTCGTTGCGGCCGGTGTTGTACGCGATCGACACCGAGAACGTGTCGGGCTGCGGCGCGCAGTCGTGTGTGAAGGCGGTGATGCTGGTCGGCACGCCGGCGATGTGGTTCGTCGCGGTGCCGGTGCTCGGCTGGGCGCTGTGGCGCTCGATTGTGCGGCGCGACTGGCGTTTCGCGGCCGCGCTGGTCGGCTACAGCGCGGGGTTCCTGCCGTGGTTCATCGACATCGACCGGCAGATGTACTTCTTCTACGCCGCGACGATGGCGCCGTTCTTGGTCATGATGATCGCGCTGATCTGCGGCGACATTCTGTACAAGCCGGGGGTGAACGCGGAGCGGCGAACACTCGGGCTGATCGCGGTGAGTTGCTATGTCGCGCTGGTGATCACGAATTTCGCGTGGCTCTACCCGATCCTGACCGGTTTACCGATCTCCCAGTCGACCTGGAACATGCAGATCTGGCTGCCGTCCTGGCGCTAG
- the arcA gene encoding arginine deiminase, with amino-acid sequence MTLGCDSEVGRLRAVILHRPGAELKRLTPRNNDALLFDGLPWVAKAQREHDAFAELLRSRGVEVLLLAELLTEALTHSGAARMHGISAAVDSRRLGAPLAQELSAYLRTLPPTGLASVLVAGMTFDELPFSGGEVSLVRRMHHGGDFVIDPLPNLVFTRDSSVWIGPRVAITSLALPARVRETSLTDVIYAHHPRFLGVRRAYESRSAPVEGGDVLLLAPGVVAIGVGERTTPAGAEAFARSLFDDDLAHTVLAVPIEQGRAQMHLDTVCTMVDVDAAVMYPNVVDTLSAFTIRRDGNGGVTIDDARPFVVAAAEAMGIERLRVIATGLDPVTAEREQWDDGNNTLALAPGVVVAYERNSETNARLEDAGIEVLAIEASELGTGRGGPRCMSCPIARDPLA; translated from the coding sequence GTGACGCTGGGCTGCGACTCCGAGGTCGGACGACTGCGGGCGGTCATTCTGCACCGGCCCGGGGCGGAGCTGAAGCGGTTGACCCCGCGCAACAACGACGCATTGCTGTTCGACGGCCTGCCGTGGGTGGCCAAGGCGCAGCGTGAACACGACGCCTTCGCCGAACTGCTGCGTTCCCGCGGTGTGGAGGTGCTGCTGCTGGCGGAGTTGTTGACCGAGGCGCTGACCCACAGCGGCGCGGCGCGCATGCACGGTATCTCCGCGGCTGTCGACTCACGTCGGCTGGGAGCGCCTCTGGCGCAAGAACTCTCGGCGTATCTGCGGACCCTGCCGCCGACCGGGCTGGCCTCGGTGCTGGTGGCGGGGATGACGTTCGACGAGTTGCCGTTCTCCGGGGGCGAGGTGTCGCTGGTGCGGCGGATGCACCACGGCGGTGACTTCGTCATCGACCCGTTGCCCAACCTGGTGTTCACCCGCGACTCGTCGGTGTGGATCGGTCCGCGGGTGGCGATCACGTCGCTGGCGCTGCCCGCGCGGGTGCGTGAGACCTCGCTGACCGACGTGATCTACGCGCACCACCCGCGGTTCCTGGGGGTGCGGCGGGCCTACGAGTCCCGCTCGGCGCCGGTCGAGGGCGGCGATGTGCTGCTGCTGGCGCCCGGAGTGGTGGCGATCGGTGTGGGGGAGCGGACCACACCGGCCGGCGCGGAAGCGTTCGCGCGCAGCCTGTTCGACGACGATTTGGCGCACACGGTGCTGGCGGTGCCGATCGAACAGGGGCGGGCGCAGATGCATCTCGACACCGTGTGCACCATGGTGGACGTCGACGCGGCGGTGATGTACCCGAACGTGGTGGACACCTTGTCGGCGTTCACGATTCGGCGCGACGGCAACGGCGGGGTGACCATCGACGACGCCCGCCCGTTCGTGGTGGCCGCGGCCGAGGCGATGGGCATCGAACGGCTGCGGGTGATCGCGACCGGGCTCGATCCGGTGACCGCCGAACGCGAACAGTGGGACGACGGCAACAACACGCTGGCGCTCGCACCCGGTGTGGTCGTCGCCTACGAGCGGAACTCGGAAACCAATGCACGCCTGGAGGATGCGGGCATCGAGGTGTTGGCGATCGAGGCCTCCGAACTCGGTACCGGCCGCGGCGGCCCCCGCTGCATGTCCTGCCCCATCGCCCGCGACCCCCTGGCCTAG
- the soxR gene encoding redox-sensitive transcriptional activator SoxR, translating to MDLERELTPGELSRRSGVAVSALHFYEREGLITSRRTSGNQRRYARETLRRVAFIRMSQRLGIPLARIREALATLPTDRVPTSKDWARLSAAWRADLDDRILHLQRLRDNLAGCIGCGCLSLKTCALVNPGDTLAAQGPGPARL from the coding sequence ATGGACCTGGAGCGCGAGCTCACGCCGGGCGAGTTGTCGCGACGCAGCGGTGTCGCCGTTTCGGCGCTGCACTTCTACGAGCGCGAGGGGCTGATCACCAGCCGCCGCACCAGCGGCAATCAGCGCCGCTACGCCCGCGAGACGCTGCGCCGTGTCGCGTTCATCCGGATGTCGCAACGGCTCGGGATCCCGCTGGCTCGCATCCGTGAGGCGTTGGCCACCCTGCCCACCGACCGGGTACCGACCAGCAAGGACTGGGCGCGGCTGTCGGCGGCCTGGCGCGCCGACCTCGACGACCGGATCCTGCACCTGCAGCGACTGCGCGACAATCTGGCCGGATGCATCGGCTGCGGGTGTCTGAGCCTCAAGACATGTGCGCTGGTCAACCCGGGCGACACGCTCGCCGCGCAGGGACCGGGTCCCGCGCGTTTGTGA
- a CDS encoding alpha-ketoglutarate-dependent dioxygenase AlkB family protein, whose protein sequence is MELALQSSLFKHAERRYLGNGAWIDYRSGWLDDADSLFAELLEVIPWRAERRPMYDRMVDVPRLVSFHNLVEEPAPHPRLKQLRRRLNDAYAGELGEPFVTAGLSLYRDGNDSVAWHGDTIGRGSKEDTMVAIVSLGATRTFALRPRGGGKSLRIPHHHGDLLVMGGSCQRTWEHAIPKTTRPTGPRISIQFRPQGVR, encoded by the coding sequence ATGGAGCTGGCCCTGCAGAGCTCGCTGTTCAAGCACGCCGAACGGCGCTATCTCGGCAACGGCGCCTGGATCGACTATCGATCCGGCTGGCTCGACGACGCCGATTCCCTGTTCGCCGAACTGCTCGAGGTCATCCCGTGGCGCGCCGAACGCCGCCCGATGTACGACCGCATGGTGGACGTCCCGCGGCTGGTCAGCTTCCACAACCTGGTCGAGGAACCGGCGCCGCATCCACGGCTCAAACAACTCCGCCGCCGCCTCAACGACGCCTACGCCGGCGAACTCGGCGAACCGTTCGTCACCGCGGGCCTGTCTCTGTACCGCGACGGCAACGACAGTGTGGCCTGGCACGGTGACACCATCGGTCGCGGCAGTAAGGAGGACACCATGGTGGCGATCGTCAGCCTCGGCGCCACAAGAACTTTCGCGCTGCGCCCACGCGGCGGCGGCAAGTCGCTGCGGATTCCGCACCACCATGGCGATCTGCTGGTGATGGGCGGGTCGTGTCAGCGCACCTGGGAACACGCGATCCCGAAGACGACGCGCCCCACCGGGCCGCGCATCAGCATCCAGTTCCGCCCGCAGGGCGTGCGATAG
- a CDS encoding DUF5642 family protein, translating into MSKRAMVGALCAGVVTACGTGQSVDLSQADIARVKEVRSTFGQQFQVTDIGPTGIDPRLLEPPKLPAELKFDPADCGSFVTAQVLPPGVKGNMAATTAEGEGNRFITIAVETSEPVAVNRPAENCQRVGFAGGGVRGLLEVVEAPQIDGAETLGTHRVLQTIVNGKPGTGELYNYIASFGTVLVIVVANPLVEPNKPVVPVDTERARELLTRAAAAVLGR; encoded by the coding sequence ATGTCCAAGAGGGCGATGGTCGGTGCGCTGTGCGCCGGCGTGGTGACGGCGTGCGGGACCGGACAGTCGGTGGATCTGTCGCAGGCCGACATCGCCCGCGTCAAGGAGGTGCGCTCGACCTTCGGGCAGCAGTTCCAGGTGACCGACATCGGCCCGACCGGCATCGACCCGCGGCTGCTGGAACCGCCGAAGCTGCCGGCCGAGCTGAAATTCGACCCGGCCGACTGCGGATCGTTCGTGACCGCGCAGGTGCTGCCGCCCGGGGTCAAGGGCAACATGGCCGCCACCACCGCCGAGGGTGAGGGGAACCGGTTCATCACGATCGCGGTCGAGACCTCCGAACCGGTGGCGGTGAACCGACCCGCCGAGAACTGCCAGCGGGTGGGGTTCGCCGGTGGCGGAGTGCGCGGTCTGCTCGAGGTGGTGGAGGCGCCGCAGATCGACGGCGCCGAGACGCTGGGCACTCATCGGGTGCTGCAGACGATCGTCAACGGCAAGCCGGGAACCGGCGAACTGTACAACTACATCGCCAGTTTCGGCACCGTGCTGGTGATCGTCGTCGCCAATCCGTTGGTGGAGCCGAACAAACCCGTCGTCCCGGTCGACACCGAGCGGGCCCGCGAGTTGCTGACCCGGGCCGCCGCGGCGGTGCTCGGCCGCTGA
- a CDS encoding DUF5642 family protein, translating to MRRWSGAVAAAVLGLAGCGTSGAPGAAEPTPPAIDPARIERVRAELPPEYETAALSGAISPVDQWGLGAHRAADPPQCAALGAPAADAASARGWSASGTGGIVYAVVAAAPDPPAAALTADCAHWSVAAGSSSARVESVPPPAIDDAETIAMAVEVATVVEGGTETHAHADTVTAYLDGHVVVVTVVTDPGAAHPQLSNGFAADLTARTVAALRG from the coding sequence TTGCGTCGCTGGAGTGGCGCGGTCGCGGCGGCGGTGCTGGGGCTGGCCGGGTGCGGGACGTCCGGCGCACCTGGGGCGGCGGAGCCGACGCCGCCGGCGATCGATCCGGCCCGCATCGAACGGGTCCGCGCCGAACTGCCGCCGGAATACGAGACCGCGGCGCTGTCCGGGGCGATCAGCCCGGTCGACCAATGGGGACTCGGCGCGCACCGGGCGGCCGATCCGCCGCAGTGCGCAGCGCTCGGCGCGCCCGCCGCCGACGCCGCGTCGGCCCGCGGCTGGTCGGCGTCGGGCACCGGCGGCATCGTCTACGCCGTCGTCGCCGCTGCGCCGGATCCCCCCGCGGCGGCGTTGACCGCCGACTGCGCACACTGGAGCGTGGCGGCCGGCAGCAGCAGCGCACGGGTGGAATCGGTCCCGCCGCCGGCGATCGACGACGCCGAGACCATCGCGATGGCTGTCGAGGTCGCCACCGTCGTCGAGGGCGGCACCGAGACGCATGCGCACGCCGACACCGTCACCGCCTACCTGGACGGGCACGTCGTCGTCGTCACCGTGGTAACCGATCCCGGTGCCGCGCATCCGCAGCTGAGTAACGGGTTCGCCGCCGATCTCACAGCGAGAACCGTGGCGGCGTTACGGGGTTGA